In Panacibacter ginsenosidivorans, the following proteins share a genomic window:
- a CDS encoding DNA-binding protein — translation MAGKSDTPILVPMEMEVFWQEMRQLIRAELEQIIAAGKSAELSRRASKETTAFQQKPLYDMQETRQLFGNISRTTIYDWVKCGKLKPKKLKGKIFFLWCDIEKLINGL, via the coding sequence ATGGCGGGCAAGTCAGATACACCGATTTTAGTGCCGATGGAAATGGAGGTTTTCTGGCAGGAGATGCGGCAACTGATCAGGGCGGAGCTGGAGCAGATCATTGCTGCAGGTAAGTCTGCGGAGCTGTCGCGACGTGCGTCAAAAGAGACAACGGCATTTCAACAGAAGCCGTTGTACGATATGCAGGAGACGCGGCAGCTTTTTGGTAACATAAGCCGCACCACGATCTATGATTGGGTAAAATGTGGGAAGCTGAAGCCGAAGAAGCTAAAGGGGAAGATATTTTTTTTGTGGTGTGATATTGAGAAATTAATTAATGGGCTTTGA
- a CDS encoding response regulator transcription factor, with protein MKTAMKVYIVDNEVFYVESLCELLKSVDFIDVVGNAWDTTAALLELSYAAPDILISDIRVPSKEDGYKFMTAAKSKIPELKIIAITHEPYFSLLSDGEAIGWNGLIHKADMSKETLEDACRTVCRNGEFNSESIQEYFLKINGKQAKFPFSKYERQIIPDLYKGASNREIAEKFHVSPETVKDRVSNILEICNLKSRKQLAAFLLRNNLIDPNLI; from the coding sequence ATGAAAACAGCTATGAAAGTATATATAGTAGATAACGAAGTTTTTTATGTTGAAAGCCTTTGCGAACTTCTTAAATCAGTAGATTTCATCGATGTCGTAGGGAATGCCTGGGACACGACTGCAGCTTTATTGGAATTAAGTTATGCCGCCCCGGATATTTTGATCTCTGATATAAGGGTTCCTTCAAAAGAGGATGGCTACAAGTTTATGACTGCTGCAAAATCGAAAATTCCCGAACTAAAGATCATAGCAATTACCCATGAGCCGTACTTTTCGCTTCTTTCGGATGGGGAAGCAATTGGCTGGAATGGTTTGATCCACAAAGCTGATATGTCTAAAGAGACGTTGGAGGACGCCTGTCGAACAGTTTGCAGAAATGGTGAATTTAATTCAGAATCTATTCAGGAGTATTTTTTGAAAATCAATGGTAAGCAAGCAAAATTTCCTTTTAGTAAATATGAACGGCAAATAATACCCGATCTTTACAAGGGAGCAAGCAACAGGGAAATCGCGGAAAAATTTCATGTCTCCCCTGAAACGGTGAAAGACAGGGTTTCTAACATTCTAGAGATTTGTAACCTCAAAAGCAGAAAGCAACTTGCAGCTTTTTTGCTTCGCAATAATCTCATTGATCCAAACTTAATCTAA
- a CDS encoding tetratricopeptide repeat-containing sensor histidine kinase, translating into MLIRRIAIVLLLTLQLVVATAQTSSYADSLELTLKRYHSVYDTNYLNTLLNISWVRQSTNIQNADSLARLAYNLCTKANYQVGIARSLNTLGSISRAHNDLDSARKYFKMAYQVNVKIGNKKRAAENLGNLGIIFSKENRVDSALNYFDQCLNVFESIKDTGGILASYSSIAELLIRTNDNIDGEKYSRRQMAIAETIKDTAHYAIGLDNLATIAWRNHDYKAASDYYLEAAGFKEKIDNQYGLMYTYGNIGMTYNDLGRYYDAIRYIRKSLALCSEFQDSIQLAAGYINLGVSYMRLFESSKNKSTSDSAQRYLITSIDILSRQNDMEQLSQAYFTLQELYSKKNMFHEAHNYLLKYTMLRDSFLTNEYNSKVEKEYLTKFETEKIKNEKDKAENENELKDAQIFQQQTQIFAIAIFFILLCLIAIFIFYKREKNRKISELNKEKNRKINELNRERELILQTKISEQEKISNEIHNEVSNTLFTAREQVVIALQTTNEVNRKNILDAVVDQIESIRKKTRAIAYNIMPASFWTKGLSSGLSEYFNQLNTLIKIKALFRWYCGDISFDQRAERDIFNIIKELITNSLKHGMGLEEIALMVKVEENCLIIILEDDGFGFNSEKLISSKTIGWGFVLSTIQESYKGEIIVASEVGKKGNFFKITLPVSHLQNNIPSYENSYESIYSR; encoded by the coding sequence ATGCTCATCCGCCGAATTGCAATTGTCCTTTTACTTACATTGCAACTAGTAGTTGCTACTGCTCAAACATCATCTTATGCAGATTCCCTTGAGCTGACACTAAAACGCTATCACTCGGTATATGACACGAATTATTTGAATACCCTGCTGAATATTTCATGGGTAAGACAATCGACAAATATTCAAAATGCTGACAGTCTTGCCCGACTAGCTTATAACCTTTGCACCAAAGCAAATTACCAAGTTGGAATAGCGCGTTCGCTTAATACATTAGGCTCAATAAGCCGTGCACATAATGACTTGGATTCAGCAAGAAAATATTTTAAAATGGCTTACCAAGTCAACGTTAAGATTGGAAATAAAAAACGTGCTGCCGAAAACCTTGGCAATCTTGGAATCATCTTTTCAAAAGAAAATCGAGTTGACAGTGCATTAAATTATTTTGATCAATGCCTGAATGTGTTTGAATCAATCAAAGACACCGGTGGCATTCTTGCATCCTACAGCAGTATTGCTGAATTACTTATCAGAACAAATGACAATATTGATGGCGAAAAATATAGCCGCAGACAAATGGCCATTGCGGAAACAATAAAAGACACAGCTCACTATGCAATTGGTCTGGATAATCTCGCGACCATAGCATGGAGAAATCATGATTACAAGGCTGCTTCAGACTATTACCTCGAAGCAGCGGGTTTTAAAGAAAAAATCGATAACCAATATGGGCTGATGTACACTTACGGCAATATAGGAATGACCTATAACGATCTGGGGAGATATTATGACGCTATCCGGTACATACGAAAAAGTCTCGCGCTATGCAGTGAGTTCCAGGATTCCATTCAACTTGCTGCTGGATATATAAACCTTGGCGTTTCATACATGCGACTGTTTGAATCTTCAAAAAACAAATCGACGTCCGATAGTGCTCAGCGCTACCTGATAACTTCCATTGACATTTTATCACGACAAAATGATATGGAGCAGTTGTCACAGGCATATTTTACGCTTCAGGAATTATATTCAAAAAAAAATATGTTCCATGAGGCTCATAACTATCTCTTGAAATACACGATGCTTCGCGATTCCTTTTTGACAAACGAGTATAACTCAAAAGTCGAAAAAGAATATCTGACAAAATTTGAGACAGAGAAAATAAAAAACGAGAAGGATAAAGCAGAAAATGAAAATGAACTAAAGGATGCACAAATTTTCCAACAACAAACGCAAATATTTGCAATCGCAATTTTTTTCATTTTACTCTGTTTGATTGCAATCTTCATTTTCTATAAAAGAGAAAAGAACCGGAAAATAAGTGAGCTTAACAAAGAGAAGAACCGAAAAATAAATGAACTTAACCGAGAACGAGAGTTGATTCTTCAAACTAAGATCAGTGAACAGGAAAAAATTTCCAATGAAATACACAACGAAGTAAGCAACACTTTATTTACAGCAAGGGAGCAGGTGGTTATTGCCTTGCAAACGACAAATGAAGTAAATCGAAAAAATATTTTGGATGCTGTCGTGGATCAGATTGAATCAATAAGAAAAAAAACAAGAGCAATTGCCTACAATATTATGCCGGCTTCCTTTTGGACAAAAGGACTAAGCTCGGGATTGTCCGAATACTTCAACCAACTTAACACACTCATAAAAATCAAAGCGCTCTTTAGATGGTATTGCGGGGACATCTCATTTGACCAGAGAGCGGAAAGAGATATTTTCAATATCATAAAAGAACTCATTACAAACTCTTTGAAACATGGTATGGGGCTGGAAGAGATAGCATTGATGGTCAAAGTGGAAGAGAATTGCCTGATCATTATTTTGGAAGATGACGGTTTTGGTTTTAACAGTGAAAAGCTCATATCCTCTAAGACTATTGGCTGGGGATTTGTTCTTTCCACAATCCAGGAAAGTTACAAAGGCGAAATAATTGTTGCGAGCGAGGTCGGTAAAAAAGGTAATTTTTTCAAAATAACATTACCGGTGTCGCACTTGCAAAATAATATACCGTCATATGAAAACAGCTATGAAAGTATATATAGTAGATAA